Proteins co-encoded in one Ornithorhynchus anatinus isolate Pmale09 chromosome 14, mOrnAna1.pri.v4, whole genome shotgun sequence genomic window:
- the C14H12orf50 gene encoding uncharacterized protein C12orf50 homolog isoform X2, with the protein MFFHSKPRNINGLFLPPSSKIPPGSKADSSSGPDHDHIPPLKETLEGILSPTETKGPLKSREILARPIHPPLVITINFGDEEDEEEEEEEEEKENVSSNSWMRSSEDIEEEEAIKAMCYKSGEYYRFHTPPDVSGKPVTFVVEKDFVKPLETGTDLQEGDGLTIPSKLNAFERQVEIKESLNGKLRTELTTFKNGGGDCYAPQGIIYLGVDESETLTEENEFIMAKSSHVKGSKSFNNLDNISNSYQQKHSVTTRSVNTTHVLNATENINARYKEDPSSMNNTQQMRKSNFKGVKKKKWFYEEPKNSTNPGTRKATQVPNPKTKTVYQGTDKSRNSENASFTHLPREVVRSVPGNSSAHGQSGNRTYNKEKEPRFVQYPDKYSSATSNAPGWKRRMSFSKTYPKMDKIDSEPKRNGSK; encoded by the exons ATGTTTTTTCATAGTAAACCTCGTAATATTAATGGACTCTTTTTGCCTCCAAGTAGCA AAATTCCACCCGGGAGCAAAGCAGACAGCAGCAGTGGACCAGATCATGACC ATATTCCACCTTTAAAGGAAACTCTGGAAGGAATTCTTTCCCCTACTGAAACCAAAGGACCTTTGAAATCTCGAGAGATTCTGGCAAGACCAATCCACCCTCCACTTGTTATAACTATCAATTTTGGggatgaggaagatgaagaggaggaagaggaggaagaagagaaggagaatg TTTCTTCTAATTCATGGATGAGGTCTTCGGAGGATATTGAAGAAGAAGAGGCAATAAAGGCAATGTGTTATAAATCCG GTGAATACTATAGATTCCATACTCCTCCAGATGTCTCAGGAAAACCTGTGACTTTTGTAGTGGAAAAAGACTTCGTGAAACCCTTGGAAACTGGCACTGATTTGCAAGAAG GTGATGGTCTTACCATTCCTTCGAAGTTAAATGCATTTGAAAGGCAAGTTGAGATTAAAGAATCCCTGAATGGAAAATTAAGGACTGAACTCACTACTTTCAAGAACGGAG GAGGTGACTGTTATGCTCCACAAGGGATCATATATCTTGGAGTAGATGAAAGTGAAACCTTAACTGAAGAAAATGAATTCATTATGGCAAAAAGTTCACATGTTAAAGGGAGTAAATCTTTCAACAACCTGGACA ACATCAGCAACAGCTATCAGCAGAAGCATTCTGTGACCACGAGATCAGTGAATACAACACATGTGCTAAATGCTACAGAAAATATCAACGCGAGATACAAAGAGGATCCCTCTTCAA TGAATAATACTCAGCAAATGAGGAAATCTAACTTTAAAGGggtgaaaaaaaagaaatggttttATGAGGAACCAAAGAACTCAACTAATCCAGGGACAAGAAAAG cAACACAGGTTCCAAACCCCAAAACCAAAACGGTTTACCAAGGAACTGATAAAAGCAGGAATTCTGAGAATGCTTCCTTTACTCATCTTCCAAGAGAAGTGGTCAGAAGTGTTCCAGGGAACTCCTCAGCACATGGCCAGTCAGGAAATAGGACTTACAATAAAGAGAAGGAACCCAGATTTGTTCAGTATCCAG